One window of the Gordonia westfalica genome contains the following:
- the rplN gene encoding 50S ribosomal protein L14 — MIQQESRLRVADNTGAKEILCIRVLGGSSRRYAGIGDVIVATVKDAIPGGNVKKGEVVKAVIVRTTKERRRADGSYIRFDENAAVILKGESDPRGTRIFGPVGRELREKKFMKIVSLAPEVI, encoded by the coding sequence GTGATTCAGCAGGAATCTCGCCTGCGGGTCGCCGACAACACCGGTGCCAAGGAAATCTTGTGCATCCGCGTGCTCGGCGGTTCCTCGCGGCGCTACGCCGGCATTGGTGACGTGATCGTCGCCACTGTCAAGGACGCCATTCCCGGCGGCAACGTCAAGAAGGGTGAGGTCGTCAAGGCCGTCATCGTGCGCACCACCAAGGAGCGCCGTCGTGCGGACGGAAGCTACATCCGCTTCGACGAGAACGCCGCCGTCATCCTCAAGGGTGAGAGCGATCCCCGCGGTACCCGCATCTTCGGCCCGGTCGGCCGCGAGCTGCGTGAGAAGAAGTTCATGAAGATCGTGTCGCTGGCACCGGAGGTGATCTGA
- a CDS encoding AMP-binding protein has translation MTTDDAIRHTSHIDTTSDHDPVIPMTAAQRGIFYAQQLEPDVPLTIDAFIEFRGDSSPSADDSGGAPIDIDPDILQRATTLTELETEGSLLRLIPSDDAEPALAIDRRRGLVLGIKDFSDAADPRAAALAWIDEHRSHGTDMFSDPLLETHLLRVGPGHSIWYCRGHHIAYDGYAAMYLMLRVSSHYTAIVDDTPPPVADTATMAEIAAMDVAYRSSDKFAADREYWAQRLAGMPEIASLTRRSGPAAPLSTVRSTVLDDDLVARVRELARAHRVRPASVITAAVAAYVARFTDRDEAVLSLPVAARDRDILRTSAGLISNVVPLRIGLDDDATVADLLATVNAEIKGAVKHQKFRHEDIVADILGSAGARRGFFGPLVNVMLFFEHIDFGPLRGEFNVLSTGPIEDVSVNVYDGLDGGMSLDLEANPTIYSDDEITTHHRRLVEFLEALVTAPAETPMSRLSVLRSSERAELQQRTTGDRVEIGDLTLVDLLDAASASHSDMPAVVPAHPHGSRELSHAEFTRQARSLAAALQDHGIGTESVVAVKLPRSVDQVLALHAVIRAGAAFLPVDPDEPADRLDHILAVATPDLIITGESLAELRGHTGRRDPEPVVGPDNTAYLLFTSGSTGTPKGVEITHRAIVNRLAWMQDRYPLSASDRVLQKTPATFDVSVWEFFWPLVAGATLVVPSVDGHRDPWYLRDVIDEQRITTVHFVPSMLTAFSAALSDDTTGPDGAAPRNPGPWIRCVRSSPAARH, from the coding sequence GTGACCACAGACGACGCGATCCGGCACACCAGTCACATCGACACCACTTCCGATCACGACCCGGTCATCCCGATGACGGCCGCGCAACGCGGCATCTTCTACGCCCAGCAACTCGAACCCGACGTACCGCTGACGATCGACGCGTTCATCGAATTCCGCGGCGACTCATCGCCTTCCGCCGACGATTCCGGCGGGGCGCCCATCGACATCGATCCCGACATCCTGCAGCGAGCCACCACGCTGACCGAGCTGGAGACCGAAGGCTCGCTGCTCCGGCTGATCCCGTCGGATGATGCCGAACCGGCGCTGGCGATCGACCGGAGACGCGGATTGGTGCTCGGTATCAAGGATTTCAGCGACGCCGCGGACCCGCGTGCGGCCGCGCTCGCCTGGATCGACGAGCACCGCTCGCACGGTACCGACATGTTCTCCGACCCACTGCTCGAGACGCACCTGCTCAGAGTCGGCCCGGGGCACTCGATCTGGTATTGCCGCGGGCACCACATCGCCTATGACGGCTATGCCGCGATGTACCTGATGCTCCGTGTCTCGTCCCACTACACGGCAATCGTCGACGACACTCCTCCCCCGGTTGCCGACACCGCGACGATGGCCGAGATCGCGGCCATGGACGTCGCCTACCGGTCGTCGGACAAGTTCGCCGCCGACCGCGAGTACTGGGCGCAACGGCTGGCCGGCATGCCCGAGATCGCATCGCTGACCCGCCGCTCCGGCCCGGCCGCGCCCTTGTCGACCGTCCGCTCGACAGTTCTCGACGATGACCTGGTCGCGCGTGTCCGCGAGCTGGCGCGTGCACATCGGGTACGGCCGGCGTCGGTCATCACCGCCGCCGTCGCCGCCTACGTCGCCCGGTTCACCGACCGCGACGAGGCCGTCCTCAGTCTCCCGGTCGCCGCACGCGACCGCGACATCCTGCGCACGTCGGCGGGGCTGATCTCCAACGTCGTCCCGCTGCGGATCGGGCTCGACGACGACGCCACGGTGGCGGATCTGCTCGCGACGGTGAACGCCGAGATCAAGGGCGCCGTGAAGCATCAGAAGTTCCGGCACGAGGACATCGTCGCCGACATCCTCGGCTCCGCGGGCGCCCGCCGCGGCTTCTTCGGCCCCCTGGTCAACGTCATGCTGTTCTTCGAACACATCGACTTCGGCCCGTTGCGCGGCGAGTTCAACGTGCTGTCGACCGGCCCGATCGAGGATGTGTCGGTCAACGTCTACGACGGCCTCGACGGCGGCATGAGTCTCGACCTCGAGGCCAACCCGACCATCTACTCCGACGACGAGATCACCACCCATCACCGGCGGCTCGTCGAGTTCCTCGAGGCACTCGTGACCGCCCCCGCCGAGACCCCGATGTCCCGCCTCAGCGTCCTGCGGTCGAGCGAGCGCGCCGAGCTGCAACAGCGGACGACCGGCGACCGGGTGGAGATCGGCGACCTCACGCTCGTGGACCTGCTCGACGCGGCGTCCGCGTCGCACTCCGACATGCCCGCCGTCGTCCCCGCGCATCCCCACGGGTCCCGGGAGTTGTCCCACGCCGAGTTCACCCGGCAGGCCCGATCGCTGGCCGCCGCGCTGCAGGATCACGGCATCGGCACCGAGAGCGTCGTCGCCGTGAAACTCCCCCGCAGCGTCGATCAGGTGCTCGCCCTGCATGCGGTCATCCGCGCCGGGGCGGCGTTCCTCCCGGTCGATCCCGACGAGCCGGCCGATCGTCTCGACCACATCCTGGCGGTGGCGACACCGGACCTGATCATCACCGGGGAGAGCCTGGCCGAGCTGCGCGGGCACACCGGCCGGCGGGACCCGGAACCGGTCGTCGGCCCGGACAACACCGCCTACCTCCTGTTCACGTCGGGATCGACCGGAACGCCGAAGGGCGTGGAGATCACCCACCGCGCCATCGTGAACCGGCTGGCCTGGATGCAGGACCGATATCCCCTCTCGGCGTCGGACCGCGTTCTGCAGAAGACGCCGGCCACCTTCGACGTGTCGGTCTGGGAGTTCTTCTGGCCTCTCGTCGCCGGCGCCACTCTCGTCGTGCCGTCGGTCGACGGCCATCGCGACCCCTGGTATCTGCGGGACGTGATCGACGAACAGCGCATCACCACAGTCCATTTCGTGCCGTCGATGCTCACCGCGTTCAGCGCGGCCCTGTCGGACGACACGACCGGACCCGACGGCGCCGCCCCGCGGAACCCGGGGCCCTGGATTCGCTGCGTCAGATCTTCACCAGCGGCGAGGCACTGA
- a CDS encoding AIM24 family protein, translating to MDHVLMLSAGENRPLPSSAVTVSVRSASPVNTSAILLTDAGRVRSDADLIFYNQPTGPGVGYRSSGAADIVTVDTAALPRDITTVVVAASLDGTGPTTFATAGALTATLSGGGEELAFTPTGLTSEAAVVCLEIYRRNDTWKVRAVGQGYDAGLAGLVAAFGIDVEEDPAPPPPPGQPPRVTDPQPWPPANQPVPQQPSPPTTAPAPPLATPQPPVSTQPSGVPMHSDLFAPSHAEVSGQGIQKQGSKMCRIGLSGEVMARTGSMVAYQGDLNFEALGSGGLGRMMRQAMTGEGVPLMKVTGRGDLFLANAASDVHLIDLDGTDGLTINGANVLAFDSTLSYDIQRVQGAGAMSNAGLYNCVFTGRGRIAITTDGTPVVLDVDAATYADPQAAVAWSSSLRTSVKSNDSFNLGTLMGRSTGERFTLAFSGQGFVVVQPSELPPGGFIGGTGGGGAAGSGAGGMLGGILGR from the coding sequence ATGGACCACGTGCTCATGCTGTCTGCCGGAGAGAACCGCCCGCTGCCGTCGTCGGCCGTGACGGTCTCGGTGCGTTCGGCGTCGCCGGTCAACACCTCGGCGATCCTGCTCACCGATGCCGGTCGCGTTCGTTCGGACGCCGACCTGATCTTCTACAACCAGCCCACCGGCCCGGGAGTCGGTTACCGATCGTCCGGCGCGGCCGACATCGTCACCGTCGACACCGCCGCGCTCCCCCGCGACATCACGACGGTCGTCGTGGCGGCGAGCCTGGACGGCACCGGACCGACCACCTTCGCGACCGCCGGCGCGCTCACCGCGACGCTGAGCGGCGGCGGCGAGGAGCTCGCCTTCACCCCGACCGGCCTCACCAGCGAGGCGGCTGTCGTCTGCCTCGAGATCTACCGCCGCAACGACACCTGGAAGGTCCGAGCCGTCGGACAGGGTTACGACGCCGGACTCGCCGGTCTCGTCGCCGCATTCGGCATCGACGTCGAGGAGGATCCGGCCCCGCCACCGCCTCCCGGACAGCCGCCGCGGGTGACCGATCCGCAGCCGTGGCCGCCCGCGAATCAGCCTGTCCCGCAACAGCCATCACCACCGACGACCGCGCCTGCCCCACCGCTCGCCACACCCCAGCCTCCGGTTTCGACCCAACCCTCGGGAGTCCCCATGCACAGCGATCTGTTCGCCCCGTCCCACGCCGAGGTCAGCGGCCAGGGCATCCAGAAGCAGGGCAGCAAGATGTGCCGAATCGGGCTCTCGGGTGAGGTGATGGCCCGCACCGGTTCAATGGTCGCCTACCAGGGCGACCTCAACTTCGAGGCCCTCGGCTCCGGCGGCCTCGGCCGGATGATGCGCCAGGCGATGACCGGCGAGGGCGTCCCACTGATGAAGGTCACCGGCCGTGGCGACCTGTTCCTCGCCAACGCCGCGTCGGACGTCCACCTCATCGACCTCGACGGCACCGACGGCCTGACCATCAACGGCGCGAACGTCCTCGCCTTCGACTCGACGCTGAGCTACGACATCCAGCGTGTCCAGGGTGCGGGCGCGATGAGCAACGCCGGCCTCTACAACTGCGTCTTCACCGGCCGTGGCCGCATCGCGATCACCACCGACGGCACCCCCGTCGTGCTCGACGTCGACGCCGCGACCTACGCCGACCCGCAGGCCGCGGTCGCGTGGTCGTCGAGCCTGCGCACCTCGGTGAAGTCCAACGACTCGTTCAACCTCGGCACCCTGATGGGCCGCAGCACCGGCGAACGCTTCACCCTCGCCTTCTCCGGCCAGGGCTTCGTCGTCGTACAGCCGTCGGAGCTGCCGCCGGGCGGATTCATCGGCGGCACCGGCGGCGGCGGGGCCGCGGGCTCCGGAGCCGGCGGGATGCTCGGGGGCATCCTCGGGCGCTGA
- a CDS encoding endonuclease domain-containing protein, translating to MDHPATSPALAAALRPGHVLRISDIDGPALDDLVDSVAADLPVFLDYRGPADRGARDVVTEVLDALESIVLALFPTWLPGRHAGELLDADEAEDAARRLCRDAAFTSIAVVHVARVAAGAPRTGSGPGNEARAAALTFLLRRAYHRDTVVLAVRADPDLPARAQQAAAAACRWIADHARLTVWLTCDALSTVSWVPELRIGVEGTDRPGLPAPDSAAAGETAVGAVDPPLLMVSRPAGSPAPHSAAEQALERALTHQHWARDRQWNRSPRDLDPLSPAVVVDLLWTRAKVVVEVDGADHRGPVKYARDRRRDNMLQRAGYLVLRYTNEQVLDDAALVAAELAAVLAERSRPTRARAARPAPPPPTPEESSWIIPG from the coding sequence ATGGATCACCCGGCCACCTCGCCCGCTCTCGCGGCAGCTCTTCGTCCGGGCCACGTGCTGCGGATCTCAGACATCGACGGGCCCGCACTGGACGATCTGGTGGATTCGGTCGCCGCGGATCTACCGGTGTTCCTCGACTACCGCGGTCCCGCCGACCGGGGCGCCCGCGACGTCGTCACCGAGGTCCTCGATGCACTGGAATCGATCGTCCTCGCCTTGTTCCCGACCTGGCTCCCCGGACGCCATGCGGGCGAGTTGCTCGACGCCGACGAGGCCGAGGACGCCGCCCGCCGACTCTGCCGCGACGCCGCGTTCACCTCGATCGCGGTCGTGCACGTGGCGCGAGTGGCAGCCGGGGCTCCCCGGACCGGATCGGGCCCAGGGAACGAGGCCAGAGCCGCGGCGCTGACCTTTCTGCTACGCCGTGCCTACCACCGCGACACCGTCGTCCTGGCCGTTCGAGCGGACCCCGACCTTCCCGCCCGCGCCCAGCAGGCCGCGGCCGCCGCTTGCCGCTGGATCGCCGATCACGCCCGCCTGACCGTGTGGCTGACATGCGACGCACTGTCCACGGTTTCGTGGGTCCCGGAGTTACGGATCGGGGTGGAAGGTACAGATCGTCCGGGTCTTCCCGCCCCGGACTCCGCGGCCGCCGGTGAGACCGCGGTCGGTGCAGTCGACCCTCCGCTGCTCATGGTGTCCCGTCCGGCGGGGTCGCCGGCACCGCACAGTGCCGCCGAGCAGGCGCTCGAACGCGCCCTCACCCACCAACACTGGGCCAGGGACCGTCAGTGGAACCGCAGTCCCCGCGATCTCGATCCGCTGAGCCCCGCAGTTGTCGTCGACCTCCTCTGGACCCGGGCGAAGGTCGTTGTCGAGGTCGACGGCGCCGACCACCGCGGCCCGGTAAAGTACGCGCGAGATCGACGTCGCGACAACATGCTTCAGCGCGCCGGCTACCTCGTTCTCCGCTATACGAACGAGCAGGTTCTGGATGATGCAGCGCTCGTCGCCGCGGAACTGGCCGCCGTGCTCGCCGAACGCTCACGTCCGACCAGGGCGCGCGCCGCGAGGCCCGCCCCACCCCCGCCCACACCTGAGGAGAGTTCGTGGATCATCCCCGGCTGA
- the rplX gene encoding 50S ribosomal protein L24, translated as MKVHKGDTVIVVSGKDKGAKGKVIQAFPKTQRVLVEGVNRIKKHTAASANERGASSGGIVTQEASIHVSNVMVVDSDGNPTRVGYRVDEETGKKVRISRKSGKDI; from the coding sequence ATGAAGGTTCACAAGGGTGACACCGTCATCGTCGTCTCGGGCAAGGACAAGGGCGCCAAGGGCAAGGTCATCCAGGCCTTCCCGAAGACCCAGCGTGTCCTCGTCGAGGGCGTCAACCGAATCAAGAAGCACACCGCCGCGTCGGCCAACGAGCGCGGTGCCTCCTCCGGCGGCATCGTGACCCAGGAAGCCTCGATCCACGTCTCGAACGTGATGGTCGTCGATTCCGATGGCAACCCGACCCGCGTCGGCTACCGCGTCGACGAAGAGACCGGCAAGAAGGTCCGGATCTCGCGCAAGAGCGGGAAGGACATCTGA
- a CDS encoding type Z 30S ribosomal protein S14 produces the protein MAKKALVNKANKKPKFAVRGYTRCNKCGRPHSVFRKFGLCRICLRDMAHAGELPGVQKSSW, from the coding sequence ATGGCAAAGAAGGCTCTGGTCAACAAGGCCAACAAGAAGCCCAAGTTCGCCGTGCGGGGCTACACCCGGTGCAACAAGTGCGGCCGTCCGCACTCGGTGTTCCGCAAGTTCGGCCTGTGCCGAATCTGCCTGCGCGACATGGCGCATGCGGGCGAGCTCCCGGGCGTGCAGAAGTCCAGCTGGTGA
- a CDS encoding AAA family ATPase, with product MDAAARSALESIRLNWADTPDDVWGTADPFHVRGLHEGTIVEILRSFDDARRSSSGSPIGVTVRGPAGSGKTHLLGQVRRRVHDAGGYFFLVKLLDSTDFWRSVLVAMLDDLSRPTPRHRSQLNQLLDRLAIDAGVSDATRAAVTGGAPLTPSDLDEFIRGVYTRHSRHRRRSQHILRALVLLESDDFAAKDLGEAFLHLDIDDADELAAWGIRDARLGYQEIVENMSRIIAFDDAAVLAFDQIDTLIEAGKSAEEGEDSQVEKLAHGLMSVRDTMSRTACVVSSITAAWEYLSGHVMRSAVDRFRLPPVLARPTNAEFGRMLLALRFDPCFAGVGFVPPYPTWPVTEGALTAAVDYTPRELMVTVDRQIASMLRRDEFAEITSLTGVPAPSPAPRPAAPSPPPPAPAHHSPPPPSQPPTPERPTPAAESAAFEKLDQRYAELIHRADPLPALVPATEDKVVPSLLHAGLLTWIQALTTDADRWQIDAKPGPKSPLHGRIRQLVDPERDVEQSWSFRAISATHARSVQTRLSNATTMSGFTLGDVERTLVILRRDTWPSGPRTAQMVQEFHDRGGKVVAWTEHDVKRLVALAALRAERSPHLREWISARNPAREVAFLSEILGPALADTPATPAEPPTPSRTDDPVPAAPAAIPRVTAPTPAPTPRTVDSEPEPVGLGSIPLGIGVARGEPIGVSLAAMRKHVALFAGSGSGKTVLIRRIVEEAALQGVSSIVLDVNNDLARLGTPWPDTDSRGWTTEDRDLAKRYLKDTEVAIFTPGRAAGRPLSFQPLPDFAEIIDNPDEFRAAVDSAVGALVPRARATGTSAKAYRQQAVLQQSMAAFGRRGGGSLESYIGMLSELPDDASNLADAAKLGIELAENLKASMALDSAFGGDGSPADPGYLLTPSPGYRARVSVINLAGLGSDDRRANFVNQLQMALFAWIKKHPATDRPLGGLLVMDEAQNFAPAVGMTAAKQSTSALASQARKYGLGLIFATQSPTGIDNKISANSSTQIFGLLNHPTQIERAKELAANKGSAIPDIGRLPTGTFYVASEGGRFVKTATPLCLTYHPSSPPTEDEVVELARATS from the coding sequence ATGGACGCCGCTGCCCGTTCGGCTCTGGAGTCCATCCGGCTCAACTGGGCCGACACTCCCGACGATGTGTGGGGCACTGCCGACCCGTTCCACGTCCGCGGCCTGCACGAGGGGACGATCGTGGAGATCCTCCGCTCGTTCGACGACGCACGGCGTTCGTCTTCGGGCAGCCCCATCGGGGTCACCGTGCGCGGCCCGGCGGGGTCGGGCAAGACCCACCTCCTGGGTCAGGTACGCCGACGAGTCCATGACGCAGGCGGCTACTTCTTCCTGGTGAAGCTGCTCGACAGCACCGACTTCTGGCGCTCGGTCCTCGTCGCCATGCTCGACGACCTGAGCCGACCCACCCCGCGACACCGATCCCAGCTGAACCAGCTGCTGGATCGGCTCGCCATCGACGCCGGCGTGTCCGACGCGACCCGAGCAGCCGTCACCGGTGGCGCACCGCTCACCCCGTCTGATCTCGACGAGTTCATCCGAGGCGTGTACACCCGCCACTCCCGCCACCGCCGTCGATCCCAGCACATCCTGCGGGCGCTCGTGCTGCTCGAGTCGGACGACTTCGCTGCCAAGGACCTCGGTGAGGCGTTCCTCCATCTCGACATCGACGATGCCGACGAACTCGCCGCGTGGGGCATTCGCGACGCTCGCCTCGGTTACCAGGAGATCGTCGAGAACATGTCGCGCATCATCGCTTTCGATGATGCCGCAGTCCTCGCGTTCGATCAGATCGACACCCTCATCGAAGCGGGCAAGTCCGCCGAGGAGGGCGAGGACTCCCAGGTGGAGAAGCTCGCCCACGGATTGATGTCGGTGCGCGACACCATGAGTCGCACCGCATGCGTCGTCTCGTCCATCACCGCCGCATGGGAGTACCTGTCCGGTCACGTCATGCGGTCAGCCGTCGACCGCTTCCGACTGCCGCCCGTACTGGCTCGACCCACGAACGCCGAGTTCGGGCGGATGCTGTTGGCCCTGCGTTTCGACCCGTGTTTCGCCGGCGTGGGATTCGTACCGCCGTACCCGACCTGGCCGGTCACCGAGGGCGCGCTGACCGCCGCTGTCGACTACACGCCCCGCGAGCTCATGGTGACCGTCGACCGGCAGATCGCCTCGATGCTGCGACGCGACGAGTTCGCCGAGATCACCAGCCTGACCGGCGTACCGGCACCCTCGCCCGCACCCCGGCCGGCAGCCCCCTCCCCTCCGCCGCCCGCCCCCGCGCATCACAGTCCTCCCCCGCCGTCGCAGCCCCCGACTCCCGAGCGGCCCACTCCCGCGGCCGAATCGGCCGCCTTCGAGAAACTCGATCAGCGGTATGCGGAGCTCATCCATCGCGCAGATCCGCTGCCCGCACTGGTTCCCGCCACCGAGGACAAGGTGGTTCCCTCGCTGCTGCACGCGGGACTGTTGACCTGGATTCAGGCGCTCACCACTGACGCCGACCGCTGGCAGATCGACGCAAAGCCAGGACCGAAGAGCCCTCTTCACGGCCGGATTCGCCAGTTGGTGGACCCCGAGCGCGACGTCGAGCAATCGTGGAGCTTCCGCGCGATCTCCGCCACGCATGCGCGGTCGGTACAGACTCGACTGTCCAATGCCACGACGATGTCCGGATTCACACTCGGCGACGTCGAACGCACACTCGTGATCTTGCGCCGGGACACGTGGCCGAGCGGACCGAGGACCGCACAGATGGTCCAGGAGTTCCACGATCGGGGCGGCAAGGTGGTGGCCTGGACCGAGCACGACGTCAAACGACTCGTAGCCCTCGCCGCGCTACGCGCGGAGCGCTCTCCCCATCTGCGCGAATGGATCTCCGCACGCAACCCGGCGCGCGAGGTCGCGTTCCTCTCCGAGATCCTCGGACCCGCACTGGCCGATACCCCTGCCACACCCGCGGAACCGCCGACGCCCTCGCGCACCGACGACCCCGTGCCGGCCGCGCCCGCGGCAATACCGCGCGTCACCGCGCCGACCCCGGCGCCGACACCACGAACTGTCGACTCCGAACCGGAACCCGTTGGCCTGGGATCGATTCCACTGGGAATCGGCGTCGCCCGCGGCGAACCGATCGGCGTCTCACTGGCGGCCATGCGCAAACACGTGGCGCTTTTCGCCGGGTCGGGTTCCGGGAAGACCGTCCTCATCCGACGAATCGTCGAAGAAGCTGCCCTGCAAGGTGTCTCGTCGATAGTTCTCGACGTCAACAACGACCTCGCCCGCCTCGGTACACCGTGGCCGGACACCGACTCGCGCGGATGGACCACCGAGGATCGTGATCTCGCGAAGCGCTACCTGAAGGACACCGAGGTCGCGATCTTCACTCCCGGTCGCGCCGCGGGACGCCCGCTGAGCTTTCAGCCCCTCCCCGACTTCGCCGAGATCATCGACAATCCCGACGAGTTCCGCGCCGCGGTCGACTCCGCAGTGGGCGCCCTGGTCCCGCGCGCACGAGCCACCGGCACCAGCGCCAAAGCCTATCGCCAGCAAGCGGTTCTGCAGCAGTCGATGGCCGCGTTCGGTCGCCGGGGCGGCGGCTCGCTGGAGTCCTACATCGGGATGCTCTCCGAGCTGCCCGACGACGCCAGCAATCTCGCCGACGCGGCGAAGCTCGGCATCGAACTCGCCGAGAACCTCAAGGCGTCGATGGCTCTCGACTCGGCCTTCGGGGGCGACGGCTCGCCGGCTGATCCGGGCTACCTCCTGACGCCCTCGCCCGGCTATCGCGCGCGGGTGTCGGTCATCAACCTTGCCGGGCTCGGCAGTGATGATCGTCGCGCCAACTTCGTCAACCAACTGCAGATGGCACTCTTCGCGTGGATCAAGAAGCATCCCGCGACCGACCGGCCGCTGGGTGGCCTTCTGGTCATGGACGAAGCGCAGAACTTCGCTCCCGCTGTCGGCATGACGGCAGCCAAGCAGAGCACGAGCGCCTTGGCTTCGCAGGCGCGCAAGTACGGCCTCGGGCTCATCTTCGCCACCCAGTCGCCGACCGGCATCGACAACAAGATCTCGGCCAACTCCTCCACCCAGATCTTCGGCTTGCTCAACCATCCGACGCAGATCGAGCGGGCGAAAGAACTCGCCGCCAACAAGGGCAGCGCCATCCCCGACATCGGCAGGCTCCCGACCGGCACGTTCTACGTCGCCAGCGAGGGCGGCCGGTTCGTCAAGACGGCCACGCCGCTGTGCCTGACCTACCACCCGTCGAGCCCTCCGACCGAGGACGAGGTGGTCGAGCTGGCCCGCGCGACGTCGTGA
- the rplE gene encoding 50S ribosomal protein L5, translating into MTSTETKIQPRLKTRYREEIKGQLNEQFEYPNVMLIPGVVKVVVNMGVGDAARDAKLINGAVEDLAKITGQRPEIRRARKSIAQFKLREGMPIGARATLRGDRMWEFLDRLVSIALPRIRDFRGLSDQQFDGNGNYTFGLNEQSMFHEINIDNIDRPRGMDITVVTSARTDEEGRALLRALGFPFKDNNVKDN; encoded by the coding sequence ATGACTTCTACCGAGACCAAGATCCAGCCGCGCCTGAAGACTCGCTACCGCGAGGAGATCAAGGGCCAGCTGAACGAGCAGTTCGAATACCCCAACGTGATGCTGATCCCCGGCGTCGTGAAGGTTGTCGTGAACATGGGCGTCGGCGACGCCGCCCGTGACGCGAAGCTGATCAACGGCGCTGTCGAGGACCTGGCCAAGATCACCGGTCAGCGTCCGGAGATCCGCCGCGCTCGCAAGTCCATCGCGCAGTTCAAGCTGCGTGAGGGTATGCCGATCGGTGCCCGCGCCACCCTGCGCGGCGACCGCATGTGGGAGTTCCTGGACCGCCTCGTGTCCATCGCCCTTCCGCGTATCCGCGACTTCCGCGGTCTGTCGGACCAGCAGTTCGACGGCAACGGAAACTACACGTTCGGTCTGAACGAGCAGTCGATGTTCCACGAGATCAACATCGACAACATCGACCGCCCGCGGGGTATGGACATCACCGTCGTGACGTCTGCCCGTACGGACGAGGAAGGCCGTGCGCTGCTGCGTGCCCTGGGCTTCCCGTTCAAGGACAACAACGTTAAGGACAACTGA
- a CDS encoding MarR family transcriptional regulator has translation MDHPRLTPTQSSVLFILLAESRELSTSEIRELGPALDKAGRDRLNSLGLIESRRGARRAYFHVLTDRGWAWCAAELHAGPPARANSFLRAMYTVLEGIGRYIDAEDLRLHEVFGRPRLPSTESDESAGDSPAVDSPTPATTPDADPRAQVAAAYHSRVPSPGGFVLVTHLRTDLPALSPEVFDATMVAFQREPGVSLIPQEDQALLTPADRAAAVVVGTQPCHLFAIEEI, from the coding sequence GTGGATCATCCCCGGCTGACACCGACCCAGAGTTCGGTGTTGTTCATCCTGCTGGCCGAGTCCCGCGAACTGAGCACTTCCGAGATCAGAGAACTCGGTCCGGCACTCGACAAGGCCGGCCGCGACCGTCTCAACTCACTCGGCCTCATCGAGTCCCGCCGGGGCGCGCGCCGCGCCTACTTCCACGTCCTCACCGACAGGGGGTGGGCGTGGTGCGCCGCGGAGCTCCACGCCGGGCCACCTGCGCGGGCGAACTCGTTCCTGCGAGCCATGTACACCGTCCTCGAGGGGATCGGACGCTACATCGACGCCGAAGACCTGCGGTTGCACGAGGTGTTCGGCCGCCCCCGACTCCCCTCGACGGAATCGGACGAGTCTGCCGGAGACTCCCCCGCGGTCGACTCTCCGACTCCGGCGACCACACCCGACGCCGACCCCCGCGCGCAGGTCGCGGCGGCCTATCACTCCCGGGTTCCGTCGCCCGGCGGTTTCGTCCTCGTGACCCACCTCCGCACCGACCTGCCCGCGCTGAGCCCGGAAGTGTTCGACGCCACGATGGTCGCGTTCCAGCGCGAACCAGGAGTCAGCCTCATCCCGCAGGAAGACCAGGCCCTGCTGACCCCGGCCGATCGGGCTGCCGCGGTCGTGGTCGGCACCCAACCGTGTCATCTGTTCGCGATCGAGGAGATCTGA
- a CDS encoding SRPBCC family protein yields MLEASASVLIKQPIEIVWDYTTTPENIPAYLAGVVEMTPLSDNAVSVGAQWKGKNSILGRTFEWRGEFTRVDTHKDTEFQTIEAAFPFKTHSNLEETSDGVRMTYHVESANGFGGVFGKMADPIVMRIYQRSLTASIESIPDLIEEWLARKG; encoded by the coding sequence ATGCTCGAAGCCAGCGCATCCGTCCTCATCAAGCAACCCATCGAGATCGTCTGGGATTACACCACCACTCCCGAGAACATCCCCGCCTATCTGGCCGGGGTCGTCGAGATGACTCCCCTGTCCGACAACGCAGTGTCCGTCGGCGCCCAATGGAAGGGCAAGAACAGCATTCTCGGCCGCACCTTCGAATGGCGGGGCGAGTTCACCCGCGTCGACACCCACAAGGACACGGAGTTCCAGACGATCGAGGCAGCCTTCCCGTTCAAGACGCACTCGAATCTGGAGGAGACCTCCGATGGCGTCCGTATGACCTATCACGTCGAGTCCGCCAACGGTTTCGGCGGCGTCTTCGGCAAGATGGCCGACCCGATCGTCATGCGCATCTATCAGCGCTCACTCACCGCATCGATCGAGAGCATCCCCGATCTGATCGAGGAGTGGCTGGCCCGGAAAGGTTGA